From Chryseobacterium shandongense, the proteins below share one genomic window:
- a CDS encoding T9SS type B sorting domain-containing protein, giving the protein MKKLLLTICAFFCLLCNAQLDTDHWFAPMASKVGDTSLEGYLYLSTNETTPFTVQIFNDNIIYTSVQLSKGNPAEIAIPNSFLITTNQQDLFTPNSMGMYVKGTKKFFANYRFSLQNHAEIITSKGLAGLGTTFYAAMAPNNSNAPNVSAPIINSTIGITATEDNTSVVVSGYNPNVIFSDGSSTPTQTFTLNKGQSYIMDVRAVDSPFNLDGLIGAKIAATKPVSVTNGNFNGMHYPANGLSNNDILMDQAVPVDRLGKDFVVVKGNGSGTSPMESALVIATENNTQITINGVNSGITLNEGQYYMIPSSNYINQGSGIYNMGISTNKNAYVYQFLAGVSGGNEFPTGGMNFIPPLSCFLPNKIDEIGFINKIGNQTFSTRLNIITQTGATVTLNGNAIAASNGPVPVSGNPNWVTYSIPSISGTITVNSTKSVTAGIAAGSGAVGYGGYFAGFSSVPVISKTGDCYLGILLQVDNTYDGYQWYLNGNPIPGATSYSINPELYGAGTYTCLVTKNNCESKLTTGYNYTLCPPITITTYNIGSCNTKVISPIFTTSTQTIIPSNTSVILAPTSGTATVNPATGQITYTPNPGLTADITDTFIYYAEGNGNPADFEYFKIIINIDVLQTLNGSLTSCTDSNGNGTFDLTSINVTPDSGTTVQYFTNAALTGTPIANLTAYNGPAGTIYANVTSQYGCTKAAQITLTTVTSPSVNTGNFNATLCDDNFDGIVNVNFSTITPTIVPNPTAVNVRYYLQQTDANAGNTNNLPVNWNYTANTTVYVRVDGLTGNCPPAFGQIDFKIGNRITLITPSANADICDNDINGSENINLNDYKNLFTANAGVTLTFHSTLANAQAGTNAVSPTQIISAPSITFFIRFTSATECPSTGVLTILLKAPKKSDVLKDQIVCDGEKVILDAGAGFTSYTWSNGATTQTIMAGAGSYYVDLEFNGCIYRQSVNVTTSASPTITKIEVSGYNATVSVSGGTPPYLYSLNGIDYQTFNIFTGLSRGLHTAYVLGADQCSPVIKEFLVLNLINAITPNEDGINDILDYSDLRIKQNVSIEVVDRYGAPVYKSSDKSYIWNGKVNGRPLSTGTYWYVLKWTEPDTKLPVSYSGWLLIKNRE; this is encoded by the coding sequence ATGAAAAAACTTCTACTAACCATTTGTGCTTTTTTTTGTTTATTATGCAATGCACAGCTTGATACAGACCATTGGTTTGCTCCCATGGCTTCAAAAGTTGGGGATACTTCATTAGAAGGCTATCTGTATCTTTCCACGAACGAGACAACTCCTTTTACCGTACAGATTTTTAACGACAATATAATATATACAAGCGTACAGCTTAGCAAAGGTAATCCAGCTGAAATAGCCATCCCAAATTCTTTTCTGATTACTACAAATCAACAAGATCTTTTCACTCCGAACTCCATGGGGATGTACGTGAAAGGGACTAAAAAGTTTTTTGCAAATTATAGGTTTTCTCTTCAGAACCATGCGGAAATAATCACATCAAAAGGACTGGCGGGATTAGGAACTACTTTTTATGCAGCAATGGCGCCGAACAACAGCAATGCTCCGAATGTCAGTGCTCCCATTATAAATTCAACAATAGGAATAACAGCTACAGAAGATAACACATCAGTAGTCGTTTCAGGTTACAATCCCAACGTTATTTTTTCAGACGGCTCCTCCACTCCAACGCAAACATTTACGCTAAACAAAGGACAATCCTACATCATGGATGTTCGGGCGGTAGACAGCCCTTTCAACCTTGACGGATTGATTGGTGCAAAAATCGCAGCCACAAAACCCGTATCCGTAACGAATGGAAATTTTAACGGAATGCACTATCCCGCAAACGGACTTAGTAATAATGACATCCTGATGGATCAGGCAGTTCCGGTAGACAGGCTTGGAAAAGATTTCGTAGTAGTAAAGGGTAACGGTTCCGGAACATCACCAATGGAATCGGCATTGGTAATTGCTACAGAAAATAATACCCAGATTACGATTAATGGAGTAAATTCAGGAATCACCCTAAATGAAGGACAATATTACATGATCCCGAGCAGCAATTACATCAATCAGGGAAGCGGGATTTACAATATGGGAATTTCCACTAATAAAAACGCTTACGTCTACCAGTTTTTAGCAGGAGTTTCCGGTGGAAACGAGTTTCCTACGGGAGGAATGAACTTTATTCCGCCGCTCAGTTGTTTCCTTCCCAATAAGATTGATGAAATTGGTTTTATTAATAAAATCGGAAACCAGACGTTTAGTACAAGGCTCAATATTATCACGCAAACCGGCGCTACAGTTACTTTAAATGGAAATGCCATTGCTGCCTCAAATGGCCCAGTTCCTGTGAGTGGAAACCCGAACTGGGTAACTTATTCTATTCCAAGTATTTCAGGAACAATTACGGTAAATTCAACCAAATCTGTTACAGCAGGAATTGCAGCAGGAAGCGGCGCTGTAGGATATGGCGGTTACTTTGCCGGATTTTCATCTGTGCCCGTAATTTCAAAAACCGGAGACTGCTACCTTGGAATCTTGTTGCAGGTGGATAATACGTATGACGGCTATCAATGGTATCTCAACGGAAACCCCATTCCGGGTGCAACGTCATATTCGATTAATCCGGAATTATACGGAGCAGGAACATACACCTGCCTCGTAACAAAAAATAACTGTGAATCAAAATTAACGACTGGTTACAATTACACACTGTGCCCTCCTATTACAATAACAACCTACAATATCGGCTCATGTAATACGAAAGTTATTTCACCAATTTTTACAACATCTACTCAAACCATTATCCCTTCTAATACAAGCGTCATTTTAGCACCAACTTCCGGAACAGCAACCGTAAATCCTGCAACAGGACAAATTACTTATACTCCGAATCCGGGACTTACAGCAGACATAACAGACACCTTTATTTATTATGCTGAAGGCAACGGAAATCCTGCTGATTTTGAATATTTTAAAATTATTATCAATATAGATGTTTTACAAACTTTAAACGGTTCATTAACATCATGTACAGATTCAAACGGAAACGGAACATTTGATCTTACCTCAATAAATGTTACTCCGGATTCAGGAACGACAGTTCAGTATTTTACCAATGCGGCTTTAACTGGCACACCCATTGCCAATCTTACAGCTTATAACGGTCCTGCAGGCACCATTTATGCCAACGTTACTTCTCAATATGGGTGTACTAAAGCCGCACAAATCACATTGACAACGGTTACTTCACCATCTGTGAATACCGGGAATTTCAATGCGACTCTTTGCGATGATAATTTCGACGGAATTGTAAATGTTAATTTTTCGACGATTACTCCAACAATTGTACCTAATCCTACCGCTGTTAATGTAAGATATTATCTTCAACAGACAGATGCTAATGCAGGAAATACCAATAACTTACCCGTCAACTGGAACTATACCGCCAATACTACAGTTTATGTTCGTGTTGATGGATTGACAGGAAACTGTCCGCCCGCTTTTGGACAGATTGATTTTAAAATAGGCAATCGTATTACATTGATTACTCCTTCAGCAAACGCAGATATCTGTGACAATGATATTAATGGTTCAGAAAATATCAACTTAAATGATTATAAAAATCTGTTTACTGCAAATGCAGGCGTGACTTTAACATTCCACAGTACGTTAGCCAATGCCCAGGCCGGAACTAATGCTGTATCTCCAACACAGATCATCAGCGCACCTTCAATTACATTTTTTATAAGATTTACGAGCGCAACGGAGTGCCCAAGCACAGGAGTTTTAACAATTCTTTTAAAAGCTCCTAAAAAATCTGATGTTCTAAAAGATCAAATTGTTTGTGATGGCGAAAAGGTTATATTAGACGCAGGTGCGGGTTTTACATCTTACACATGGAGCAACGGCGCTACTACCCAAACTATAATGGCTGGAGCTGGAAGTTATTATGTAGATCTGGAATTCAACGGATGCATATACCGGCAGTCTGTAAATGTTACTACTTCGGCATCTCCAACCATTACTAAAATTGAAGTATCAGGTTATAATGCAACAGTTTCTGTTTCCGGTGGAACACCACCTTATCTATATTCTTTAAACGGAATTGATTATCAAACCTTTAACATATTCACAGGCCTATCAAGAGGTTTACATACTGCTTATGTTCTTGGCGCAGATCAATGTTCTCCCGTGATAAAAGAATTTTTGGTATTAAACCTGATCAATGCAATTACACCCAATGAAGACGGGATTAATGATATCTTGGATTATTCCGATCTTAGAATTAAGCAAAATGTTTCTATAGAAGTTGTAGACCGTTATGGAGCTCCAGTTTACAAATCTTCTGACAAAAGTTATATTTGGAACGGAAAGGTGAATGGAAGACCTTTATCTACGGGAACATACTGGTATGTATTGAAGTGGACAGAGCCCGATACCAAATTACCGGTTTCATACTCAGGCTGGCTTTTGATTAAAAATCGTGAATAA
- a CDS encoding T9SS type B sorting domain-containing protein, whose translation MEKILFTFLFFIIGFNTTFAQKDTDHWFAPYFDSSNSNYNHALYFSTDSAVPFEVKIYNNNAMIGTVIISKGAPQIFSLNTNFIRTTNHSTAAVPNNMGIYTKGERPYFVSLRIALNAHGEIITSKGKAGIGTRFYSAAAPITASRSILNFTTGIMATEDNTNVTISGYDPGVKFKNIPTPTPPTINVTLNKGQSYILTGNASTLANWEGFIGAKIEATKPVSVTNGNSNGFYATGPIDGTDLIMDQSVPTDRLGNEFAMVKSTSTSPHNMEGGIIIATENGTDIYLNDTTTPVATINEGEYYRILANQYKNQGGGHCNLYVRTTKNVYLYQLVGSGSGNNTGGYNYIPPLNCYLPRKIDEIGNVNIMPNITYTTTLKLNILTEAGAVVTVNGVTPTAAEGPYPLAGNSQWVTYAITGITGNVTIMSNKAVTAGINGGYGTAGYGGYFAGFSSVPLITKKTGDCIPNLVLEVEDGYNTYQWYLNGNPITGANSHSYTPVVAGKYTVRIAAGSCAPIMTPIYKAYKCLQKTTKSTYVCETTNPIIPEFTNSTQTYVPNTVMIVTPPTNGTAMIDPNGVILYTPNSGFAGTDTIVYKFCGNDPEFTDCEEVTLALTVYEGPTVNDVTIRSCSNASNPATALFDLTTAPVTTSTGITKKYYPSLTDAQNGTNEILNPGSYIAPNGVVFVRVSKTSSCFKIAKITLFVIPPAHSEILKDKIICMEKTTTLDAGPGFDGYLWSTGATTQSINNATVGTYWVDLKTGECVTRQHVKIYPSEQPVIANIEISNNTITVHAIGGTAPYKYSKDNINWQESNVFTNIPRGSITLYVKDDYGCNPITVDVTVPNLVNVITPNGDGINDILDYSALAYKSNFTFNIFDRYGSKIHEGNKTNNYKWDGTMIGRKVSTGSYWFDIKWIESNNEKTPIRYTGWILVKNID comes from the coding sequence ATGGAAAAGATCTTATTTACTTTCTTATTTTTTATCATCGGTTTTAACACCACATTTGCTCAAAAAGATACAGATCATTGGTTCGCGCCGTATTTTGATTCATCAAATTCTAATTACAACCATGCTTTGTACTTCTCAACAGATTCTGCGGTTCCTTTTGAAGTAAAGATTTATAATAATAATGCAATGATTGGCACTGTAATAATTAGTAAAGGTGCACCTCAAATATTCAGCCTGAATACTAATTTTATCAGAACTACCAATCACTCCACTGCCGCGGTTCCTAATAATATGGGAATATATACAAAAGGAGAACGTCCCTATTTTGTATCTTTGAGAATAGCCCTTAATGCACATGGCGAAATAATTACCTCAAAAGGTAAAGCTGGGATCGGCACTCGATTTTATTCAGCCGCTGCTCCCATTACAGCTTCCCGCTCCATTTTAAATTTTACTACGGGGATTATGGCAACGGAAGACAATACAAATGTTACCATCTCAGGATATGATCCTGGTGTGAAGTTTAAAAATATCCCGACGCCAACCCCTCCCACAATCAACGTAACATTGAATAAAGGACAATCTTATATCCTTACAGGGAATGCCAGTACTTTAGCCAATTGGGAAGGTTTTATAGGAGCAAAGATAGAGGCTACAAAACCTGTTTCTGTAACAAATGGAAACTCTAATGGCTTCTACGCTACAGGACCGATAGACGGAACAGACCTCATCATGGATCAGTCGGTTCCCACAGATCGTCTCGGAAATGAATTTGCCATGGTAAAAAGTACCTCGACCAGTCCTCACAATATGGAAGGTGGAATCATCATTGCAACAGAAAACGGCACAGATATATATTTGAACGACACAACGACTCCTGTTGCTACCATAAATGAAGGGGAATATTACAGAATTCTTGCCAATCAATATAAAAATCAAGGCGGAGGCCACTGCAACCTATATGTAAGAACTACAAAAAATGTGTATCTGTACCAATTAGTAGGATCAGGCTCCGGGAACAACACCGGGGGATACAATTACATCCCTCCTTTGAATTGCTATCTCCCAAGAAAAATTGACGAGATTGGCAACGTTAACATAATGCCTAACATTACATATACAACAACTTTAAAGCTTAATATTCTAACAGAAGCAGGTGCTGTCGTTACCGTGAACGGAGTTACCCCTACTGCCGCTGAGGGACCTTACCCTCTCGCTGGAAATTCACAGTGGGTAACTTATGCCATCACAGGAATAACAGGAAATGTAACTATTATGTCAAATAAAGCTGTTACTGCAGGTATAAACGGAGGATATGGCACCGCAGGATACGGAGGATATTTTGCAGGTTTTTCATCTGTTCCATTAATTACAAAAAAAACGGGAGATTGTATTCCTAACCTTGTATTGGAGGTTGAGGATGGTTACAACACTTATCAATGGTATCTAAATGGAAATCCTATTACAGGAGCAAACTCTCATAGTTATACTCCAGTTGTGGCAGGAAAATATACTGTACGAATTGCTGCAGGTTCTTGCGCTCCTATTATGACGCCAATATACAAAGCATACAAATGCCTTCAGAAAACAACAAAGAGCACTTATGTCTGTGAGACCACTAACCCCATTATTCCTGAATTTACCAATTCAACACAGACGTATGTCCCTAATACAGTAATGATTGTAACTCCTCCCACAAACGGAACAGCAATGATTGATCCGAACGGGGTGATTCTTTATACACCGAACTCCGGATTTGCGGGTACAGATACTATTGTTTATAAATTCTGTGGTAACGATCCTGAGTTCACAGATTGTGAAGAGGTTACTTTAGCTTTAACTGTTTATGAAGGTCCAACAGTAAATGATGTTACCATAAGATCATGCTCTAATGCATCTAATCCCGCGACAGCTTTATTTGATCTAACGACAGCGCCTGTAACCACAAGTACAGGAATTACGAAAAAGTACTATCCATCTCTTACCGACGCACAGAACGGAACCAATGAAATCCTTAATCCCGGCTCATATATCGCACCAAACGGTGTTGTTTTTGTGAGGGTTAGCAAAACGAGCTCATGTTTCAAGATCGCAAAGATTACACTCTTTGTAATTCCCCCTGCTCATTCTGAAATTCTTAAAGATAAAATTATCTGTATGGAAAAGACAACAACATTAGATGCCGGACCAGGATTTGACGGATACCTGTGGAGCACCGGAGCTACAACCCAATCAATCAACAATGCGACTGTAGGAACTTACTGGGTAGACCTGAAAACAGGAGAATGTGTAACCAGACAGCACGTAAAAATATACCCGTCCGAACAGCCTGTTATTGCAAATATTGAGATATCTAATAATACCATTACCGTGCATGCAATAGGAGGAACAGCACCGTACAAATATTCAAAAGACAATATCAACTGGCAGGAATCCAATGTATTTACAAATATCCCCAGGGGGAGTATAACTCTGTATGTAAAAGATGATTATGGATGTAATCCTATTACAGTAGATGTTACTGTTCCGAATTTAGTTAATGTTATCACTCCCAATGGAGACGGAATAAATGATATTCTTGATTATTCGGCACTGGCTTATAAATCAAATTTTACATTTAATATTTTTGATAGGTACGGAAGCAAAATTCATGAAGGAAATAAAACAAACAACTACAAATGGGACGGAACGATGATAGGCAGGAAAGTATCAACGGGAAGCTACTGGTTTGATATCAAATGGATTGAATCTAATAACGAAAAAACTCCAATCAGATATACAGGCTGGATATTAGTTAAAAATATTGATTAA
- the tsf gene encoding translation elongation factor Ts: MSYTPVAADVAKLRNQTGAGMMDCKKALVEAEGDFEKAVDILRKKGQKVAANRADRESTEGAVIARVNEDNTLGAVISLNCETDFVAKNEAFIELAYELAEMAIFAATKEELLATDFHGITVAEKLVEQTGVIGEKIEIGAFERIEGPFLGAYIHAGNKIAAITALSANVEGASEAAKAVSMQVAAMNPIALDETSVSQATIDKELEIERELLTKEGKPENIIENILKGKMQRFYKDNTLVHQSFIKDGGITVADYVKSVNSDLKVTGFVRVSL; the protein is encoded by the coding sequence ATGTCTTATACACCAGTAGCTGCTGACGTAGCAAAATTGAGAAACCAAACGGGTGCAGGTATGATGGACTGCAAAAAAGCTTTAGTAGAAGCTGAAGGAGATTTCGAAAAAGCAGTAGATATCCTTAGAAAAAAAGGACAGAAAGTAGCTGCAAACAGAGCCGACAGAGAATCTACTGAAGGTGCAGTAATCGCAAGAGTAAACGAAGACAACACATTAGGTGCTGTTATTTCGTTAAACTGCGAAACTGACTTCGTTGCTAAAAACGAAGCTTTCATTGAACTGGCTTACGAACTTGCTGAAATGGCAATCTTTGCTGCTACAAAAGAAGAACTTTTGGCTACAGACTTCCACGGAATTACTGTTGCTGAAAAATTAGTTGAGCAGACAGGTGTAATCGGTGAAAAAATTGAAATCGGAGCATTTGAAAGAATTGAAGGGCCTTTCTTAGGAGCTTACATCCATGCAGGAAACAAAATCGCAGCAATCACTGCACTTTCTGCTAACGTAGAAGGAGCTTCTGAAGCTGCAAAAGCGGTTTCTATGCAGGTAGCTGCTATGAACCCGATCGCTCTTGACGAAACTTCTGTTTCTCAGGCAACCATCGATAAAGAATTGGAAATCGAAAGAGAACTTCTTACAAAAGAAGGAAAACCGGAAAACATTATCGAAAACATCCTTAAAGGTAAAATGCAGAGATTCTACAAAGACAACACACTGGTACACCAGTCTTTCATTAAGGACGGAGGTATCACGGTTGCTGATTATGTAAAATCTGTAAATTCAGATCTTAAAGTAACAGGATTTGTAAGAGTAAGCTTATAA
- a CDS encoding T9SS type B sorting domain-containing protein produces the protein MKRFLLSFVLMLFAVNTLVAQRDTEHWFAPMKNKTGLTGGASSQSIYFSTDSTVPFDVDIYNNNTVIATVTIVKGSPVIYNLPITTGNSNIVTTLQADAFTPITKGIYTKGSKPYYANFRISVPSHGEVITSKGKAGIGKKFYAAAAPITDIAGGGIYNFTTGILATENNTVVTVSGYSSSVIFSNGTTGATTPSMSFTLNKGQSYIIEGVGNQSGNATGFIGAKIEADKPVSVTNGNFNGQFSWGNVGGSSDIIMDQSVPVERLGNEFVLVKGNGNVSAQMEDALIIATENNTEVRINGGPVVATLNEGQFYRVNGPNATAPANNVNYINQGNEHYNMYIKTSKNVYVYQLLAGLATSIATLGYNYIPPLNCFLPRKIDEIALINDLNGVSNDIKLNILTEAGSTVTYTVGAGAPVTPTAAQGPYPVQGTTAWVSYSIAGLSGNITVNSTKAVTAGIAGGSGVVGYGGYFAGFSSVPVIAKQTGDCVPGIVLEVDDSFETYQWFLNDVPIAGATQNVYTPTQAGNYTVKVTMGTCPPVTTPVYKVFSCITNTTTNINACATKVITPAFSFNTTQTPVASTVTILTYPTNGTATLNSSTGQITYIPNPGYLGADTIVYQFCGNAPEFVDCEHVTLNLNVVPFILTDTTIKTCQYNGKGFFNLTTANVTAYTPVTKKFYPTLTDLNAGTNEITNPTNYFSAEGFVYVKVTTNEGCVGNAKITLAFFPSPVVTEATLSECFLETDEAKAKFDLTIASVTSESPVTKKYYPTFVDASNGTNEILNADTYISGDGAAYVRVYNSNLCYTIAKINLKVIPPKRSAILKDKIICIDGRTNLDAGPGYASYEWNTGATTQVLEGVSVGEYWVILEDNGCFVKQVVKVKKADTPVINEIEISNNTVTVNVTGGQGPYQYAVDSPTNWQDSNVFTGLTRGQHIFYVKDAYNCAPVSVEITVPNLINAITPNGDNKNDFIDYSELSYKDNLSFVVYDRYGNKIFTGDKFNNYKWDGKHYDKKLVTGTYWYHINWNEPNKEKTPIKYTGWILVKNID, from the coding sequence ATGAAAAGATTTCTATTATCTTTCGTATTAATGCTTTTTGCAGTTAATACTCTTGTTGCACAGAGAGATACTGAACATTGGTTTGCACCCATGAAGAACAAAACAGGTTTAACTGGTGGTGCAAGCAGCCAATCCATCTATTTCTCTACCGATTCCACGGTTCCTTTTGATGTGGACATTTACAACAACAACACCGTAATTGCCACAGTGACTATTGTTAAGGGAAGCCCGGTAATATACAACCTTCCCATAACCACCGGAAACTCAAATATTGTAACAACATTACAAGCAGACGCCTTCACGCCGATTACAAAGGGTATTTACACAAAAGGTTCCAAACCTTATTATGCCAACTTTAGAATTTCGGTTCCCAGTCACGGTGAAGTTATAACTTCTAAAGGAAAAGCCGGAATCGGCAAGAAGTTTTATGCAGCCGCCGCGCCTATCACTGATATCGCCGGAGGAGGCATTTACAACTTCACAACAGGAATTCTTGCAACAGAAAACAATACAGTTGTTACTGTTTCAGGATATTCTTCAAGTGTCATATTTTCAAACGGTACTACGGGAGCTACTACTCCATCTATGTCTTTTACACTTAATAAAGGACAATCTTATATTATTGAAGGAGTGGGAAACCAGTCCGGAAATGCTACCGGTTTCATCGGAGCAAAAATCGAAGCAGACAAACCGGTATCCGTAACCAATGGTAACTTCAACGGCCAGTTTTCATGGGGCAATGTAGGAGGAAGCTCGGATATAATTATGGACCAATCTGTACCTGTAGAACGATTAGGAAATGAATTTGTTCTGGTAAAAGGAAATGGTAACGTTTCCGCTCAGATGGAAGACGCTCTGATTATCGCTACCGAAAACAATACAGAAGTACGAATTAATGGAGGTCCCGTAGTAGCAACCCTGAACGAAGGACAATTTTACAGGGTAAACGGACCTAATGCAACAGCTCCGGCTAATAATGTTAATTATATCAACCAAGGTAACGAACATTATAACATGTACATTAAAACTTCAAAAAATGTATATGTTTATCAGCTTCTTGCAGGCCTTGCAACCAGTATTGCAACTTTAGGATATAATTATATTCCGCCTCTGAACTGTTTCTTACCGCGAAAAATTGACGAGATCGCTTTAATCAATGATCTAAATGGTGTTTCAAATGATATTAAATTAAATATACTTACAGAAGCAGGATCTACTGTTACCTATACTGTGGGTGCTGGAGCTCCTGTTACGCCAACCGCAGCACAGGGACCTTATCCGGTTCAGGGAACGACAGCATGGGTATCCTATTCCATTGCTGGATTATCCGGTAATATTACTGTAAATTCTACAAAAGCCGTAACAGCAGGTATTGCAGGGGGTAGTGGAGTTGTGGGATATGGAGGATATTTTGCAGGATTCTCATCTGTTCCGGTAATTGCCAAACAAACCGGAGACTGTGTTCCGGGAATTGTTCTGGAAGTGGATGATAGTTTTGAAACCTATCAGTGGTTTTTGAATGATGTTCCCATCGCAGGCGCCACTCAAAACGTATATACCCCTACTCAGGCTGGAAATTACACTGTAAAAGTAACAATGGGAACTTGTCCTCCGGTTACGACTCCTGTTTACAAGGTATTCTCTTGTATAACAAACACAACAACCAATATTAATGCATGTGCTACCAAGGTAATTACTCCGGCATTTTCATTCAATACCACACAGACTCCTGTGGCAAGTACAGTCACTATTCTAACGTATCCTACAAACGGCACGGCGACACTGAATTCTTCAACAGGACAAATCACCTATATTCCTAATCCGGGATATTTAGGTGCAGATACCATTGTCTATCAGTTCTGTGGTAACGCTCCTGAATTTGTTGATTGTGAGCATGTAACTTTAAATTTAAATGTGGTTCCTTTCATTTTAACAGATACTACCATTAAAACTTGTCAATACAATGGAAAAGGATTCTTCAATCTTACAACAGCTAATGTAACAGCATACACTCCTGTCACTAAGAAATTCTACCCTACTTTAACAGATCTTAATGCAGGAACAAATGAAATAACAAATCCTACTAATTATTTTTCTGCAGAGGGCTTTGTATATGTAAAGGTAACCACCAATGAGGGTTGTGTAGGAAACGCAAAAATAACATTGGCATTTTTCCCTTCTCCTGTGGTAACAGAAGCTACTTTAAGTGAGTGTTTCCTTGAGACGGATGAAGCTAAGGCGAAATTTGACCTTACTATTGCCAGCGTAACATCAGAAAGCCCTGTTACAAAAAAATATTATCCAACATTTGTGGATGCCAGCAACGGGACCAATGAAATACTTAATGCAGACACTTATATCTCCGGAGATGGCGCTGCCTATGTGAGAGTTTATAATAGCAATCTATGTTATACTATTGCTAAGATTAATCTAAAAGTAATCCCTCCAAAAAGATCTGCCATTCTTAAAGATAAAATCATTTGTATTGATGGAAGAACCAATCTTGATGCAGGACCTGGATATGCCTCTTACGAATGGAATACCGGAGCCACAACTCAGGTATTAGAAGGCGTTTCCGTAGGAGAATATTGGGTTATTCTCGAAGATAACGGGTGCTTTGTAAAACAGGTGGTTAAAGTGAAAAAAGCCGATACTCCTGTTATTAATGAAATTGAAATATCAAACAACACAGTAACCGTTAATGTAACAGGAGGTCAGGGACCTTACCAATATGCTGTGGATTCACCTACAAACTGGCAGGATTCTAACGTATTCACCGGACTTACTAGAGGACAGCATATTTTCTATGTAAAAGATGCATACAACTGTGCACCGGTTTCTGTTGAAATAACTGTACCAAATCTTATTAATGCCATCACACCTAATGGAGACAATAAAAATGATTTTATTGATTATAGTGAACTTTCTTACAAAGACAACCTTTCATTTGTTGTCTATGACCGATATGGCAACAAGATATTCACCGGAGATAAATTCAATAACTATAAATGGGACGGGAAGCATTATGACAAAAAGCTTGTAACAGGAACATACTGGTATCATATCAACTGGAACGAGCCCAATAAAGAAAAGACTCCAATTAAATATACAGGTTGGATATTAGTTAAAAATATAGACTAA